A region from the Aegilops tauschii subsp. strangulata cultivar AL8/78 chromosome 5, Aet v6.0, whole genome shotgun sequence genome encodes:
- the LOC109733338 gene encoding GDSL esterase/lipase At1g71250-like: MALLLLHLLLFLRLVTSAAADSFPATAIFVLGDSTASCAATTLSLNLTPPSSFSSPCLFHSGRRRLLPDILAAKMELPPPPLISTLNGSAAAAAMGVNFGGEEGESGGAGVFRMGNVGQQLRLAAETLQLLRLEAATPGEASAAVAGAVFVVSFGADAYARLLARGSEADASAPKHGRRGFARLLAGRVARAVQELYEADVRRVAVLGVPPLGCAPQVMWDGLHLVDGRGCVEEANELVQGYNARVEAQLDALRPELPGADIVFCDVYKGVMEMITNPAAYGFEEARDACCGLGPFGGTIGCLTREMACPTPQGHIWWDLYSVTETVNTLLADWAWSVPPSTDSDTSICRPITLQQLSGRADALAPPAMV, from the exons AtggctctcctcctcctccacctcttgCTCTTCCTCCGCCTCGTtacctccgccgccgccgactcGTTTCCGGCCACTGCGATCTTCGTCCTCGGAGACTCCACTGCCAGCTGTGCCGCCACCACGCTGTCCCTCAACCTCACCCCCCCGTCCTCTTTCTCTAGCCCCTGCCTTTTccactccggccgccgccgcctcctccccgacATCCTTG CCGCCAAGATGGAGCTCCCGCCACCGCCACTCATCTCCACCCTCAACGGCTCAGCGGCCGCGGCCGCGATGGGCGTCAACTTCGGCGGCGAGGAGGGCGAGAGCGGGGGAGCCGGGGTGTTCCGCATGGGCAACGTCGGGCAGCAGCTGCGGCTGGCCGCCGAGACGCTGCAGCTGCTGCGCCTCGAGGCCGCCACGCCGGGCGAGGCGTCCGCGGCCGTGGCCGGCGCCGTCTTCGTGGTGTCCTTCGGCGCCGACGCCTACGCGCGGCTGCTCGCGCGCGGGTCCGAGGCGGACGCGTCGGCGCCCAAGCACGGCCGCCGCGGCTTCGCCCGCCTGCTGGCCGGCCGCGTGGCGCGCGCGGTGCAGGAGCTGTACGAGGCGGACGTGAGGAGGGTAGCGGTGCTGGGGGTGCCACCGCTGGGGTGCGCGCCGCAGGTGATGTGGGACGGGCTGCACCTCGTGGACGGCCGCGGGTGCGTGGAGGAGGCTAACGAGCTCGTCCAGGGGTACAACGCCAGGGTGGAGGCGCAGCTGGACGCGCTCCGGCCGGAGCTGCCCGGCGCCGACATCGTCTTCTGCGACGTCTACAAGGGGGTCATGGAGATGATCACCAATCCCGCCGCCTATG GGTTTGAGGAGGCGAGGGACGCGTGCTGCGGGCTGGGCCCCTTCGGTGGCACCATCGGGTGCCTGACGAGGGAGATGGCGTGCCCCACACCGCAGGGACACATCTGGTGGGACCTGTACAGTGTCACGGAGACGGTGAACACACTGCTTGCGGACTGGGCCTGGTCGGTGCCGCCGTCGACGGACTCCGACACGAGCATCTGCCGCCCCATTACCCTGCAGCAGCTTTCCGGGCGAGCCGACGCACTGGCGCCACCGGCGATGGTGTAG